A genomic stretch from Spongiibacter nanhainus includes:
- the ftsH gene encoding ATP-dependent zinc metalloprotease FtsH — MAKNLLLWLVIAAVLLTVFNNFSVQSPTEQLNYSQFISEVQNERVRKVVIDGLTILGERDDSSRFETVRPALNDPKLIDDLLEHNVVIEGKKPEQQSLWTQLLVASFPILIILAIFMFFMRQMQGGAGGGKGGPMAFGKSKARLLSEDQIKTTFADVAGVDEAKEDVQELVEFLRDPGKFQRLGGRIPRGVLMVGPPGTGKTLLAKAIAGEAKVPFFSISGSDFVEMFVGVGASRVRDMFEQAKKQAPCIIFIDEIDAVGRHRGAGMGGGHDEREQTLNQLLVEMDGFEVNDGVIVIAATNRPDVLDPALLRPGRFDRQVVVGLPDIRGREQIIKVHMRKLPLADDVDASVIARGTPGFSGADLANLANEAALFAARANSRVVGMTQFDLAKDKIMMGAERKSMVMSDKEKQNTAYHEAGHAIVGRLMPEHDPVYKVSIIPRGRALGVTMFLPEEDRYSLSRRHIISQICSLFGGRIAEEMTLGSEGVTTGASNDIQRATDIARKMVTKWGLSEKMGPLMYDDAEEEVFLGRSAAQGGKGVSGETARQIDEEVRRIIDECYSTAKNLLEENRNKLDMMADALMMYETIDSHQIDDIMAGRKPRPPAGWDDHGGSGQSGHRAPEPDAESPEPGADKPRRPEDPFNGPVGDH; from the coding sequence ATGGCTAAAAATTTACTGCTGTGGCTGGTCATTGCCGCCGTGTTGTTGACGGTATTTAACAATTTCAGTGTGCAGTCCCCAACCGAGCAGCTCAACTATTCGCAATTCATCTCCGAAGTGCAGAACGAGCGCGTCCGCAAGGTGGTCATTGATGGCTTGACCATACTCGGCGAACGGGATGACAGCAGCCGCTTTGAGACGGTGCGCCCAGCGTTGAACGACCCCAAGCTGATCGACGACCTGCTCGAGCACAACGTGGTGATCGAAGGCAAAAAGCCTGAGCAGCAGAGTCTGTGGACGCAGCTGCTGGTGGCCAGTTTCCCGATACTGATTATCCTCGCTATTTTCATGTTCTTTATGCGCCAGATGCAGGGCGGTGCCGGGGGCGGTAAGGGCGGCCCCATGGCCTTTGGCAAGAGCAAGGCGAGGCTGCTTAGCGAAGACCAGATCAAAACCACCTTTGCCGATGTGGCCGGGGTGGATGAAGCCAAAGAAGACGTGCAGGAGCTGGTGGAGTTTCTCCGTGATCCGGGCAAATTCCAGCGCCTGGGCGGCCGAATCCCCCGCGGCGTGCTGATGGTGGGCCCGCCGGGCACCGGTAAAACGCTGCTGGCTAAAGCCATTGCCGGTGAAGCCAAAGTACCCTTCTTCTCCATTTCCGGCTCCGACTTTGTCGAGATGTTTGTGGGTGTGGGTGCGTCCCGGGTCCGGGATATGTTTGAACAGGCCAAAAAGCAAGCCCCCTGCATTATCTTTATCGACGAAATCGATGCGGTCGGTCGCCACCGCGGCGCCGGCATGGGCGGCGGTCACGACGAGCGTGAGCAGACCCTCAACCAACTGTTGGTTGAAATGGACGGTTTTGAAGTGAATGACGGCGTTATCGTGATTGCCGCCACCAACCGTCCCGATGTACTGGACCCTGCGCTGCTGCGCCCAGGCCGCTTTGACCGCCAAGTGGTAGTCGGGCTGCCGGATATCCGCGGTCGCGAGCAGATCATCAAAGTGCATATGCGCAAGCTGCCTCTGGCGGACGACGTGGATGCTTCAGTGATTGCCCGCGGCACCCCCGGGTTTTCCGGTGCTGACTTGGCCAACCTGGCCAATGAAGCGGCGCTGTTTGCGGCTCGGGCCAACTCCCGGGTAGTGGGCATGACCCAGTTTGATCTGGCCAAAGACAAAATCATGATGGGCGCCGAGCGCAAGTCCATGGTGATGTCGGACAAAGAAAAGCAAAACACCGCCTACCACGAGGCCGGGCACGCCATTGTTGGCCGCCTGATGCCAGAGCATGACCCGGTTTACAAAGTCAGCATCATCCCCCGTGGTCGGGCTTTGGGTGTGACCATGTTCCTGCCTGAGGAAGACCGTTACAGCCTCAGCCGCCGGCATATCATCAGTCAGATTTGTTCACTGTTCGGTGGTCGGATTGCCGAGGAAATGACCTTGGGCAGCGAAGGTGTTACCACCGGCGCCTCCAACGATATCCAGCGCGCTACCGATATCGCCCGCAAGATGGTCACCAAGTGGGGGCTGTCGGAGAAAATGGGGCCGCTGATGTATGACGACGCCGAGGAAGAAGTTTTTCTTGGGCGTTCTGCCGCCCAGGGCGGCAAGGGTGTGTCCGGTGAAACTGCTCGCCAGATTGATGAAGAAGTACGCCGCATCATTGACGAGTGCTACAGCACCGCCAAAAACCTGTTGGAAGAGAACCGCAATAAGCTGGATATGATGGCCGACGCACTGATGATGTACGAAACCATCGACAGCCATCAGATTGACGACATTATGGCTGGCCGAAAACCTCGTCCGCCGGCGGGTTGGGATGATCACGGTGGCAGCGGCCAGAGCGGCCATCGCGCTCCGGAACCCGATGCCGAGTCTCCCGAGCCCGGTGCTGACAAGCCCCGTCGCCCTGAAGACCCCTTCAATGGCCCGGTCGGTGATCACTGA
- the yhbY gene encoding ribosome assembly RNA-binding protein YhbY, with product MPPLTASDKKQLRSIGHKLHPIVTLGDKGLSEGVAQELERALEDHELIKVKVNAGDPGERRELIDALCEGAGAELVQAIGKIALLYRPAKKPDPRLSNLLRPL from the coding sequence ATGCCTCCATTGACCGCCAGCGACAAAAAGCAACTGCGCAGTATCGGCCACAAGCTGCACCCCATCGTCACCCTAGGCGACAAAGGGCTCAGCGAAGGCGTGGCTCAAGAACTGGAGCGGGCGCTGGAGGATCATGAATTGATCAAAGTCAAGGTCAATGCGGGCGATCCCGGCGAGCGGCGGGAATTGATTGACGCGCTGTGCGAGGGCGCCGGCGCTGAGCTGGTGCAGGCCATCGGTAAAATCGCCCTGCTTTACCGCCCGGCCAAAAAGCCGGACCCCAGACTGTCCAACCTGCTGCGACCCCTGTAA
- the rimP gene encoding ribosome maturation factor RimP, giving the protein MSSKALSLESILRPGVEALGFELWGVDYQSHGRKAMLRVYIDGEQGVTVDDCAKVSHQVSGVLDVEDPIAGEYTLEVSSPGMDRPLYSLDQFSRYVGSDVSVRLRMAFEGRRKFQGRLVGVENDDVVIRVDDEEYLLPFDQIDKAKVVPQF; this is encoded by the coding sequence TTGAGCAGTAAAGCACTCAGTCTTGAAAGTATTTTGCGACCCGGTGTCGAGGCTCTGGGTTTTGAGCTGTGGGGTGTGGATTACCAGTCCCACGGTCGTAAAGCCATGCTGCGAGTCTACATAGATGGTGAGCAGGGTGTCACCGTGGATGACTGTGCCAAAGTCAGTCATCAGGTGAGTGGCGTGCTGGATGTGGAAGATCCAATCGCGGGTGAGTACACCCTGGAGGTGTCTTCGCCGGGGATGGACCGGCCACTGTACTCGCTAGATCAGTTTTCGCGGTACGTCGGCAGTGATGTCAGTGTCCGCTTGCGGATGGCCTTCGAGGGGCGCCGGAAATTTCAGGGGCGTCTGGTCGGGGTAGAGAACGATGATGTAGTGATAAGGGTAGATGACGAAGAGTATCTGCTGCCCTTTGACCAGATCGACAAAGCAAAGGTGGTGCCTCAGTTTTAG
- the folP gene encoding dihydropteroate synthase — MARSVITDPSMAHHKSSPPPQLRCGGRVLDISSPQVMAVMNVTPDSFSDGGQFYAGTSLNLDSILAAVEGALADGATLIDIGGESTRPGASPVSQQEECDRVLPVVEAVAARFDVVISVDTSSPEVMRGAVDLGAGMLNDVRALRRDGALAAAADCGVPVCLMHMQGEPASMQQKPEYRDIVAEVKAFLAERSAACREAGLLDNHILWDPGFGFGKSLSHNLQLFNALPHLAETGYPLLVGVSRKSMLGAVTGRDVDQRMAASVTMAALAAERGAAILRVHDVRETADALAMVAALKKEKDQA; from the coding sequence ATGGCCCGGTCGGTGATCACTGACCCCAGTATGGCTCATCACAAATCTTCCCCACCGCCACAGCTTCGCTGTGGCGGTCGCGTTTTGGATATCTCATCGCCGCAGGTTATGGCGGTGATGAATGTCACTCCCGACTCCTTTTCTGATGGTGGGCAGTTCTACGCCGGCACGTCCCTCAACCTCGACTCAATCCTTGCCGCTGTTGAAGGCGCGCTTGCCGATGGCGCGACGCTGATCGATATCGGTGGTGAGTCCACCCGGCCAGGCGCCAGTCCGGTCAGCCAGCAGGAAGAGTGCGATCGTGTGCTGCCGGTGGTTGAAGCGGTCGCCGCCCGCTTTGATGTGGTGATTTCGGTGGATACCAGCTCCCCCGAGGTGATGCGCGGGGCAGTCGATTTGGGGGCCGGCATGCTGAATGATGTGCGGGCTCTGCGACGCGACGGAGCCCTCGCCGCCGCCGCTGACTGCGGCGTGCCGGTCTGCTTGATGCATATGCAGGGAGAGCCTGCATCCATGCAGCAGAAACCGGAATACCGCGATATTGTCGCCGAAGTTAAGGCTTTTCTGGCCGAGCGCAGTGCGGCATGTCGAGAGGCGGGGCTGCTGGATAATCACATTCTATGGGACCCGGGGTTTGGCTTTGGCAAAAGCCTTAGCCACAATCTGCAGCTGTTTAATGCACTGCCGCACTTGGCTGAAACCGGCTACCCCCTGCTGGTGGGGGTGTCGAGAAAGTCCATGCTGGGTGCCGTAACCGGGCGCGATGTTGATCAGCGCATGGCGGCCAGTGTGACGATGGCGGCGCTGGCGGCGGAGCGCGGTGCTGCGATATTGCGGGTCCACGATGTGCGCGAAACCGCCGATGCGCTGGCCATGGTGGCCGCCCTGAAAAAAGAGAAAGATCAAGCATGA
- the greA gene encoding transcription elongation factor GreA codes for MSDQTPMTVAGEQALRAELKQLKSVERPRITQAIAEAREHGDLKENAEYHAAREQQGFCEGRIQEIESKLANVRVIDVTKIPCTGKVIFGATVTLINCESDEEVTYRIVGEDEADVKAGKISVTSPIARALIGKEEGDVALVAAPGGNIEYEIDQVQHLEE; via the coding sequence ATGAGCGACCAAACACCGATGACTGTGGCCGGCGAGCAAGCCTTGCGGGCCGAGCTGAAACAACTGAAATCCGTGGAGCGACCCCGTATCACTCAGGCGATTGCCGAGGCCCGGGAGCACGGAGATTTAAAGGAAAACGCCGAATACCACGCCGCCCGGGAACAACAGGGCTTTTGCGAGGGACGGATTCAGGAAATTGAATCCAAACTCGCCAATGTGCGGGTGATCGACGTCACCAAGATCCCCTGTACCGGCAAAGTGATTTTTGGGGCCACCGTGACTCTGATCAATTGCGAGTCTGACGAGGAAGTGACCTATCGCATCGTCGGCGAAGATGAAGCCGATGTGAAAGCCGGCAAAATCTCCGTTACCTCACCCATTGCCCGCGCCTTGATCGGCAAAGAAGAGGGCGATGTGGCGCTGGTGGCGGCGCCCGGCGGTAATATCGAGTACGAAATCGATCAGGTGCAACACCTGGAAGAGTAG
- the tpiA gene encoding triose-phosphate isomerase → MRSYLIAGNWKMHGRRDAVVELLAGLKTQLPAEPGADIAVFPPAIYIDLVSRELQGAPVAVGAQNVCDQSKDGAFTGEVSAEMLRDMGCRYVIVGHSERRELYGESSALVAQRAKAAIEAGLTPLVCVGENEAQRDAGNTLDVVGEQLTAVIKVLSTQQLGSIVVAYEPVWAIGTGKTATPAQAQEVHAFIRASLAKQSEEIAATVRIVYGGSVKAGSAGELFAQPDIDGGLVGGASLDAGEFSAICRAAE, encoded by the coding sequence ATGCGGAGCTATTTGATAGCCGGCAACTGGAAAATGCACGGGCGTCGGGACGCTGTGGTAGAGCTGTTGGCCGGTTTGAAAACACAGCTACCCGCCGAGCCAGGTGCAGATATTGCCGTTTTTCCGCCGGCCATTTATATCGATTTGGTCAGCCGGGAGTTGCAGGGAGCACCGGTAGCGGTGGGGGCGCAAAATGTTTGCGACCAAAGCAAAGACGGCGCCTTTACCGGCGAAGTCTCTGCTGAAATGCTACGGGACATGGGTTGCCGCTATGTCATAGTGGGTCACTCTGAGCGCCGTGAGCTTTATGGTGAAAGCAGTGCTCTGGTGGCGCAGCGCGCCAAGGCCGCGATTGAGGCCGGCCTAACTCCTCTGGTGTGCGTGGGGGAGAACGAAGCTCAGCGGGATGCTGGTAATACCTTGGATGTGGTTGGCGAGCAGCTCACCGCGGTGATCAAGGTTTTGTCGACACAGCAGCTTGGCAGTATCGTGGTGGCGTATGAGCCGGTGTGGGCCATTGGCACTGGCAAGACGGCGACTCCGGCCCAGGCCCAGGAAGTGCACGCATTTATTCGCGCTAGCCTGGCGAAGCAGTCAGAAGAAATAGCGGCTACGGTGCGTATTGTGTACGGCGGTAGCGTCAAGGCCGGCAGTGCCGGTGAGTTATTTGCCCAGCCCGATATCGATGGCGGGCTGGTAGGCGGGGCATCCTTGGATGCCGGTGAATTTTCCGCAATTTGTAGAGCGGCGGAGTAA
- the glmM gene encoding phosphoglucosamine mutase, which produces MTRKYFGTDGVRGRVGEAPITPDFVLKLGWAVGQVLAREGRSKVLIGKDTRISGYMFESALEAGLVAAGVDVRLLGPMPTPAIAYLTRTFKAKAGIVISASHNPFYDNGIKFFSAEGNKLADNVELAIEAALDKPMTTVESAQLGKVSRIDDAAGRYIEYCKSTINTELSLEGLKLVLDCAHGATYHIAPSVFAELGAEVAVLGANPNGLNINADVGSTHTEALRERVLSEKAHLGIAFDGDGDRVLFVDADGSLVDGDELLYIIAADQLRRRGECAGVVGTLMSNLGLELALAELDVPFCRAKVGDRYVKEEMSRRGWALGGENSGHIICADVSSTGDGIVAALQVLRAIIGANASLASLRVPVTKLPQVMENVRIAAPLDLEDQALQAKVREVESVLGARGRVLLRASGTEPLIRVMVEGDDRQQVTELCRQLAEQVQSLAG; this is translated from the coding sequence ATGACCAGAAAGTATTTTGGCACCGACGGTGTCCGGGGGAGGGTGGGTGAAGCGCCTATTACCCCAGATTTTGTCTTAAAGCTGGGCTGGGCCGTAGGCCAAGTGTTGGCCCGGGAAGGGCGCAGTAAAGTATTGATCGGCAAGGATACCCGCATCTCCGGCTATATGTTTGAGTCGGCGCTGGAGGCGGGTTTGGTGGCCGCCGGGGTAGATGTGCGCTTGCTGGGCCCGATGCCCACTCCCGCCATTGCGTATCTGACCCGTACCTTTAAAGCCAAGGCGGGCATTGTGATTAGCGCCAGTCACAATCCGTTTTACGACAATGGCATCAAGTTTTTTTCCGCCGAGGGTAACAAGCTAGCCGACAATGTTGAGTTGGCGATCGAGGCCGCTCTGGATAAGCCGATGACCACAGTGGAGTCCGCCCAGTTGGGTAAGGTGAGCCGTATCGATGACGCTGCCGGGCGCTATATTGAATACTGCAAGTCCACCATCAATACCGAGCTGTCCCTGGAGGGCCTCAAGCTGGTTCTGGACTGTGCCCACGGTGCCACGTATCACATTGCTCCCTCGGTATTTGCCGAGCTGGGGGCGGAGGTCGCGGTGCTCGGCGCCAACCCCAATGGCCTCAATATCAATGCCGATGTTGGCTCTACTCATACCGAGGCCTTGCGCGAGCGGGTGCTGTCGGAAAAGGCCCACTTGGGAATCGCCTTTGATGGCGACGGTGATCGGGTACTGTTTGTGGATGCGGACGGATCGTTGGTGGACGGCGATGAGCTGCTATACATCATTGCCGCAGACCAGCTGCGGCGGCGTGGCGAGTGTGCCGGCGTCGTTGGAACACTCATGTCCAACCTGGGTCTCGAGCTGGCATTGGCCGAGCTGGATGTGCCTTTTTGTCGCGCCAAAGTTGGCGATCGCTACGTTAAAGAGGAAATGAGTCGGCGGGGCTGGGCGCTGGGTGGTGAAAATTCCGGCCATATTATCTGCGCCGATGTTAGCTCCACCGGTGATGGCATCGTCGCCGCATTGCAAGTGCTCCGGGCGATCATTGGCGCCAATGCGTCGCTGGCGTCACTGCGCGTTCCGGTCACTAAACTGCCGCAGGTTATGGAAAACGTGCGTATCGCTGCGCCGCTGGATCTGGAGGATCAGGCCTTGCAGGCGAAGGTGCGCGAAGTAGAGTCGGTGTTGGGCGCGCGCGGCCGGGTCTTGCTGCGGGCGTCGGGAACCGAGCCGCTGATTCGGGTTATGGTGGAAGGCGACGATCGTCAGCAAGTTACCGAGCTGTGCCGTCAACTGGCAGAGCAGGTGCAGTCCCTGGCCGGTTAA
- the rlmE gene encoding 23S rRNA (uridine(2552)-2'-O)-methyltransferase RlmE, protein MAKRSSSSGAWLKEHFDDQYVKRAQKEGYRSRACYKLLEIQEKDRLIKPGMCVVDLGSAPGGWSQVTAQIVGTRGRVVASDILPMDTLADVEFIQGDFTEQAVFDSLMAALGGQPVDLVISDMAPNMSGMKDVDQPRSMYLCELALDMAQQVLRPGGDFVTKIFQGEGFDEYFRTLKAHFDKVITRKPAASRPRSREVYLLGRGLKG, encoded by the coding sequence TTGGCAAAGCGCTCATCATCCAGCGGCGCCTGGTTAAAAGAACATTTTGACGACCAGTACGTAAAGCGCGCTCAAAAAGAGGGCTACCGCTCCCGTGCATGCTATAAGTTGCTGGAAATTCAGGAAAAAGATCGCCTGATCAAGCCGGGGATGTGCGTCGTAGACTTAGGGTCGGCACCGGGTGGGTGGTCCCAGGTGACCGCGCAGATCGTCGGGACTCGGGGCCGGGTGGTGGCCTCAGACATTCTGCCTATGGATACTCTGGCAGATGTGGAATTTATTCAGGGGGATTTTACCGAACAGGCTGTCTTCGACAGCTTGATGGCGGCACTGGGCGGGCAGCCGGTTGACCTTGTTATTTCCGATATGGCCCCCAATATGAGTGGTATGAAGGATGTGGATCAGCCGCGCTCTATGTACCTCTGCGAGCTGGCACTGGATATGGCCCAGCAAGTGCTGCGCCCCGGCGGTGATTTTGTCACCAAGATTTTTCAAGGGGAGGGCTTTGACGAGTACTTTCGCACTCTAAAGGCGCACTTTGACAAGGTAATCACCCGCAAACCCGCTGCTTCGCGGCCCCGCTCGCGGGAAGTGTACCTCTTGGGCCGTGGCCTGAAGGGGTGA
- the nusA gene encoding transcription termination factor NusA has protein sequence MSKEILLVVEAVSNEKGVSKDIIFEAMEQALATATKKRYEEDSDIRVVIDRESGDYETYRRWLVMPDDEMALLGTQFTLEEAHEVDASLQAGDVYEERVENVEFGRIAAQTAKQVIVQKVREAERAQVVEEYLDRVGELVNGTVKKVTRDSIIVDLGGNAEALLPREELVGREVFRINDRVRAILADVRPEARGPQLFLSRACSEMLIELFKIEVPEVSEEVIEIRAAARDPGSRAKIAVKTNDGRIDPVGACVGMRGSRVQAVSGELGNERVDIILWDDNPAQLVINAMAPAEVESIVVDEDTHTMDVGVVEENLAQAIGRAGQNVRLASELTGWTINVMSIEEMAEKHEQESVQIVETFMNALDVDEDVAVVLVEEGFTTLEEVAYVPMEEMVTIEGFDEDIAQELRARAKDALLTQAIASEEQLDSAEPAEDLLTMEGMEKHLAFILASRGIVTMEDLAEQAVEDLLDIDEITEERAAELIMTARAPWFADEDESAS, from the coding sequence ATGAGCAAAGAAATTTTGCTGGTAGTAGAAGCGGTTTCCAACGAGAAGGGGGTGTCAAAAGACATCATCTTTGAAGCTATGGAGCAAGCTTTGGCCACTGCCACCAAGAAGCGCTACGAAGAAGACTCCGATATCCGCGTGGTTATCGATCGCGAGTCCGGCGACTACGAGACCTATCGCCGTTGGCTGGTAATGCCCGATGACGAAATGGCGCTTTTGGGCACCCAGTTCACACTGGAAGAGGCCCACGAGGTGGACGCCAGTCTGCAGGCTGGCGACGTCTACGAAGAGCGTGTGGAAAATGTCGAGTTTGGCCGTATTGCTGCCCAGACCGCGAAGCAGGTTATTGTGCAGAAAGTCCGGGAAGCCGAGCGCGCCCAGGTGGTTGAAGAGTACCTGGATCGCGTCGGCGAGTTGGTCAACGGCACGGTTAAAAAAGTGACCCGGGACAGTATTATTGTCGATCTGGGTGGCAATGCCGAAGCACTGTTGCCCCGGGAAGAGTTGGTCGGCCGTGAAGTTTTTCGTATTAATGATCGGGTTCGGGCAATCCTGGCAGATGTCCGTCCGGAGGCGCGTGGTCCCCAGCTGTTCCTCAGCCGCGCCTGCTCTGAGATGCTGATCGAGCTGTTCAAAATTGAAGTGCCCGAAGTCTCTGAAGAGGTTATCGAAATTCGCGCCGCAGCGCGGGATCCAGGTTCTCGGGCAAAAATTGCCGTGAAAACCAACGACGGTCGCATTGACCCCGTGGGTGCCTGTGTCGGTATGCGGGGCTCCCGGGTGCAGGCCGTGTCCGGAGAGCTGGGCAATGAGCGCGTCGACATTATTCTGTGGGACGACAACCCCGCCCAATTGGTGATCAATGCCATGGCGCCGGCGGAAGTCGAATCCATCGTCGTAGATGAAGACACCCACACTATGGACGTTGGTGTGGTGGAAGAGAATCTGGCCCAGGCTATTGGTCGCGCAGGCCAGAATGTGCGATTGGCCAGTGAGTTGACCGGCTGGACCATCAATGTGATGAGCATTGAAGAGATGGCCGAGAAGCACGAACAGGAGTCCGTGCAAATCGTTGAAACCTTCATGAATGCGCTGGATGTCGACGAAGACGTCGCGGTAGTGCTGGTTGAAGAGGGCTTTACCACGCTTGAAGAAGTGGCTTACGTTCCCATGGAAGAGATGGTGACGATTGAAGGCTTTGACGAAGATATTGCCCAGGAGCTGCGCGCCCGGGCTAAAGATGCACTTTTGACCCAGGCGATTGCCAGTGAGGAACAACTGGATAGCGCCGAGCCGGCAGAAGATTTGCTTACCATGGAAGGCATGGAGAAACACTTAGCGTTTATCCTTGCCAGCCGTGGCATTGTCACGATGGAAGACCTCGCCGAACAGGCTGTAGAGGATCTTCTCGACATCGACGAAATAACTGAAGAGCGGGCGGCAGAGTTGATTATGACCGCCCGGGCGCCCTGGTTTGCCGACGAAGACGAATCGGCCAGCTGA
- the secG gene encoding preprotein translocase subunit SecG, whose product MEQLILIIHVITALAIIGLILVQQGKGAEMGASFGAGASQTLFGSAGNGNVLTRATAILATLFFLTSLSLAYVAKQKTVEDVDLIDIPVVEESRDIAPVPSEGAGSADMPAVGGSSADTDMPSVGGDAMPSENSEDVPASDMP is encoded by the coding sequence ATGGAACAGTTAATTCTCATCATACATGTGATCACGGCCCTGGCTATTATCGGTTTGATACTGGTTCAGCAGGGTAAGGGTGCCGAAATGGGTGCCTCTTTTGGTGCCGGTGCATCCCAAACATTGTTTGGTAGCGCGGGTAATGGTAATGTCCTCACCCGCGCGACAGCCATCCTTGCAACCCTGTTCTTCCTGACTAGTTTGTCACTGGCCTATGTGGCCAAACAAAAGACGGTGGAAGATGTCGATTTGATCGATATTCCGGTTGTAGAGGAAAGTCGCGACATCGCGCCGGTCCCCAGTGAGGGTGCAGGTTCAGCCGATATGCCGGCTGTCGGTGGCAGTAGTGCTGACACTGATATGCCTTCGGTTGGTGGAGACGCCATGCCCTCAGAAAACAGCGAGGACGTGCCAGCCAGCGATATGCCCTGA